A part of Fusarium graminearum PH-1 chromosome 3, whole genome shotgun sequence genomic DNA contains:
- a CDS encoding chitinase 1 precursor — protein sequence MWLSVRRALAAVAISQATFCLALLPRLPPYTKEIAQQSKNPVNAVYFTNWGIYGRNFQPQDLPASEITQVLFAFLNVKPDGTVYTGDAYADLEKHYQGDRWDDQEENAYGCVKQLFLLKKAHRHLKVILSIGGWTWSTNFPSAAGTRENRIRFSKSAVTLMKDWGFDGIDVDWEYPNDENEATNFDLLLQAVRDELDSYASQNAPGHHFLLSIAAPAGPEKYKKLHLDKISNIVDQINIMAYDYSGSWDSASGHNANLFPYKASTNPYNSDKAINDYIDAGVPAEKIVLGMPIYGRSFEGNLGIGKSFSDVGQGSWERGVWDYKALPKPGAEIKYDEEAQAYYSYDSIMHELISYDTPEEVEKKVDYVLKHGLGGSMFWEASGDKKGNESLIGTSYNCLGTLDESENWLSFPDSRYANIALGMPGQWAQV from the exons atgTGGTTATCTGTTCGCCGAGCGCTGGCAGCTGTTGCCATCTCTCAGGCTACCTTTTGCCTTGCACTTCTCCCTAGACTACCACCTTATACGAAAGAGATTGCGCAACAATCCAAAAACCCTGTCAATGCTGTTTATTTCACTAACTG GGGCATCTATGGAAGGAACTTCcagcctcaagatcttccagCCTCCGAGATCACGCAAGTGCTGTTTGCCTTCTTGAACGTCAAGCCTGACGGTACAGT GTACACAGGAGATGCATATGCGGACTTGGAGAAGCATTATCAAGGAGATC gcTGggatgaccaagaagaaaacgcGTATGGATGTGTGAAGCAGCTTTTCCTGCTGAAAAAAGCCCATCGGCATCTCAAAGTCATCCTGTCCATTGGCGGATGGACTTGGTCAACCAACTTTCCGTCTGCAGCCGGCACTCGCGAAAACCGCATCAGATTCTCCAAGTCGGCTGTCACTTTAATGAAAGACTGGGGATTCGACGGAATCGATGTTGACTGGGAATACCCCAACGATGAAAACGAAGCCACCAACTTTGACCTACTACTACAGGCTGTTCGAGATGAACTTGACTCGTATGCCAGCCAAAATGCACCCGGTCAtcatttccttctttccattgCTGCACCCGCTGGTCCCGAAAAGTACAAAAAGCTTCACCTGGACAAAATCAGCAATATTGTTGATCAGATCAACATTATGGCTTACGACTACTCAGGGAGCTGGGACAGCGCCAGTGGCCACAATGCGAACTTGTTTCCCTACAAGGCCAGCACGAATCCATACAACTCTGACAAAGCCATTAATGACTACATTGATGCTGGTGTCCCGGCTGAAAAGATTGTACTTGGTATGCCTATCTATGGGCGCTCGTTTGAAGGAAACCTGGGCATTGGCAAATCCTTCAGTGACGTTGGGCAAGGCTCTTGGGAAAGGGGCGTTTGGGACTACAAGGCGTTACCCAAGCCTGGCGCAGAGATCAAGTATGACGAAGAGGCCCAAGCTTACTATAGCTACGATTCTATCATGCATGAGCTGATCTCTTACGATACACCagaagaggttgagaagaaggtagATTACGTTCTAAAGCATGGTCTGGGGGGGAGTATGTTTTGGGAGGCCTCAGGGGATAAGAAAGGCAACGAGTCGCTTATTGGTACAAGCTACAACTGTCTGGGGACCTTGGACGAATCCGAGAACTGGTTGAGCTTTCCAGATTCAAGATATGCAAACATTGCTTTGGGAATGCCTGGCCAGTGGGCACAAGTCTGA